In Rhodococcus rhodochrous, a single genomic region encodes these proteins:
- a CDS encoding patatin-like phospholipase family protein, translating to MAGRTRVALALGSGGARGYAHIGAIRAIEERGLEIVGVSGASMGALVGGVYAAGAMDPYTEWATGLSQMDVVRLLDLSVSAPGAIRAERILSKMREILGDAVIEELPIPFTAVSTDLAAGRAVWFQRGPVHAAIRASIAIPGVITPVILNGRVLTDGGTLSPLPIAPTVGMPADLTIGVSLGGEEQGSAQSPENASSEARPIEEWKARFRRSANQMLDTDIVRSVVNRFSTSAANDEPPEEDTEDTGDVDADDALVPKFGRVAVMNRSLDIMQSALSRFQLAAYPPDILVEVPRTACRSLDFHKAAEMIALGRSLTEEALDRAGIPASASTGSEAGISVDSSPDEPGSP from the coding sequence ATGGCCGGACGGACACGCGTGGCACTCGCCCTCGGCAGTGGTGGTGCCCGCGGGTACGCCCATATCGGCGCCATCCGGGCGATCGAAGAACGTGGCCTCGAAATTGTCGGAGTCTCAGGCGCTTCGATGGGCGCGCTGGTCGGTGGCGTCTACGCGGCAGGTGCGATGGACCCGTACACCGAATGGGCCACCGGACTGTCCCAGATGGATGTGGTGCGCCTTCTCGACCTGTCGGTCTCGGCTCCCGGCGCGATCCGCGCCGAACGGATCCTGTCCAAGATGCGGGAGATCCTCGGCGATGCGGTGATCGAGGAACTCCCGATTCCGTTCACCGCAGTCTCCACCGACCTCGCAGCAGGTCGCGCCGTCTGGTTCCAGCGAGGTCCCGTCCACGCGGCGATCCGGGCATCCATCGCGATACCCGGCGTCATCACGCCGGTGATACTCAACGGCCGCGTCCTCACCGACGGCGGCACACTCTCGCCCCTACCGATCGCACCGACGGTCGGCATGCCCGCCGACCTCACGATCGGAGTCAGCCTCGGCGGGGAGGAGCAGGGCTCGGCACAATCACCCGAGAACGCCAGCTCCGAGGCACGGCCCATCGAGGAATGGAAGGCACGTTTCCGGCGCAGCGCCAACCAGATGCTCGACACCGACATCGTGCGGTCGGTGGTCAACCGGTTCTCGACCAGTGCGGCGAACGACGAGCCACCGGAGGAGGACACCGAGGACACCGGAGACGTCGACGCCGACGATGCGCTCGTCCCGAAGTTCGGACGCGTCGCGGTGATGAACCGGTCGCTCGACATCATGCAGTCGGCGCTGTCCCGGTTCCAGTTGGCGGCCTATCCGCCCGACATCCTCGTGGAGGTCCCGCGCACCGCGTGCCGAAGCCTCGACTTCCACAAGGCGGCCGAGATGATCGCGCTGGGGCGCTCCCTCACCGAGGAAGCCCTCGACCGTGCCGGTATCCCGGCCTCCGCGTCCACCGGTTCCGAGGCCGGAATCTCCGTCGATTCGTCACCGGACGAGCCCGGATCACCCTAG
- a CDS encoding LLM class F420-dependent oxidoreductase, whose amino-acid sequence MRFGLFVPQGWRLDLVGIDPSDQWQVMRDLALRADRGPWESIWVYDHFHTVPVPTDEATHEAWTLVSAFAAVTDRVRIGQMCTAMAYRNPAYLAKVAATADIISGGRIEMGIGGGWYEQEWRAYGYGFPSAGERLRRLDEGVQIFRQAWTTGSATFSGRHYTVDGAIVRPLPLQGGGIPLWIAGGGEKVTLKIAAKYAQYTNFDGTPEGFARKSEILREHCAEVGTDFDTIVRSANYNVAIGRTEAEVRDRLEALRARLEPIVGAEKADGALDAFRGMPAVGTPEQIVENLTALKKQGLEYAIFYVPEAAYDTSGLELLEKEVLPHLA is encoded by the coding sequence ATGCGTTTCGGACTGTTCGTTCCCCAGGGTTGGCGCCTGGACCTCGTCGGCATCGATCCCTCCGACCAGTGGCAGGTGATGCGCGATCTCGCGCTCCGTGCCGATCGCGGCCCGTGGGAGTCGATCTGGGTGTACGACCACTTCCACACCGTCCCTGTACCCACCGACGAGGCCACGCACGAGGCGTGGACTCTCGTGTCGGCCTTCGCCGCCGTCACCGACCGTGTGCGCATCGGCCAGATGTGCACCGCCATGGCCTACCGCAACCCCGCCTATCTCGCGAAGGTCGCGGCGACCGCCGACATCATCTCCGGTGGGCGCATCGAAATGGGGATCGGTGGCGGATGGTACGAGCAGGAATGGCGCGCATACGGTTACGGATTCCCGTCGGCGGGTGAGCGACTGCGTCGGCTCGACGAGGGCGTGCAGATCTTCCGCCAGGCGTGGACCACGGGCTCTGCGACGTTCTCGGGCAGGCACTACACCGTCGACGGCGCCATCGTCCGTCCGCTTCCGCTGCAGGGCGGCGGTATTCCCCTGTGGATCGCCGGCGGCGGCGAGAAGGTGACCTTGAAGATCGCCGCGAAGTACGCGCAGTACACCAACTTCGACGGCACACCCGAAGGATTCGCGCGGAAGTCGGAGATCCTGCGCGAGCACTGCGCCGAGGTCGGCACCGACTTCGACACCATCGTGCGATCGGCCAACTACAACGTGGCGATCGGCCGCACCGAAGCCGAGGTGCGGGACCGGCTCGAGGCTCTGCGGGCCCGTCTCGAACCGATCGTCGGAGCGGAGAAGGCCGACGGGGCGCTCGACGCCTTCCGGGGGATGCCCGCCGTCGGAACTCCCGAGCAGATCGTCGAGAACCTCACGGCGCTGAAGAAGCAGGGGCTCGAGTACGCGATCTTCTACGTTCCCGAGGCTGCCTACGACACCTCGGGGCTGGAGCTGCTCGAGAAGGAAGTGCTTCCGCACCTCGCGTGA
- a CDS encoding GNAT family N-acetyltransferase, whose translation MEVRTLTDGAVVLSPPGPADVDTITEACRDPLIARWTTVPSPYTRADALHFVEELVPAKWAQGWPDWAVRTAADGVLCGMVGFVPREGSDPEIGYWIAPTTRRHGLATAAVRLACGFAFAPDGMNVPRVAWRAFVGNRASAAVARRAGFRYEGIARNGLLQRGVPRDVWVAGLSADDPPGPVDGWPL comes from the coding sequence ATGGAAGTACGCACGCTGACCGATGGTGCGGTGGTGCTCTCGCCACCGGGTCCGGCCGACGTCGACACCATTACCGAGGCGTGCCGGGATCCGCTGATCGCCCGGTGGACCACCGTGCCCTCCCCCTACACCCGGGCCGACGCGCTGCACTTCGTCGAGGAGCTCGTTCCGGCCAAGTGGGCGCAGGGATGGCCCGACTGGGCCGTGCGCACCGCCGCGGACGGAGTGCTGTGCGGCATGGTCGGATTCGTTCCGCGTGAGGGCTCGGATCCGGAGATCGGCTACTGGATCGCACCGACGACGCGGCGCCACGGACTCGCGACCGCCGCGGTGCGACTGGCATGCGGTTTCGCGTTCGCCCCGGACGGCATGAACGTCCCGCGCGTCGCGTGGCGTGCCTTCGTCGGCAATCGTGCCTCCGCCGCCGTCGCACGACGGGCCGGGTTCCGGTACGAGGGCATCGCCCGCAACGGCCTGCTCCAGCGGGGCGTGCCGAGGGACGTGTGGGTCGCCGGACTGTCCGCCGACGACCCACCCGGCCCCGTGGACGGCTGGCCCCTGTAG
- a CDS encoding DUF3239 domain-containing protein — MRRFDFPVDLPHAKAVNQTLADVRRLRWSAIFVGVVCIAGAVGLFLLGDAWAYIVAAVLAVAAATSVWVALWAPRKVGTIEQLYRDSPLVPAVVAAERARGLTLLALVDIAKPETSGRHFALVTRNVEAVPGHRIAIGERVPCAAVLSDRTTRNDSGVWQMVGPMPIAWGTRDQKVIADAVAQIPEVEWRVLKDKLTMVDQVDATNERRLELASKELPPELR; from the coding sequence GTGCGCCGCTTCGACTTCCCTGTGGACCTGCCCCATGCCAAGGCCGTGAACCAGACCCTCGCGGATGTCCGCCGTCTGCGGTGGTCGGCGATATTCGTCGGGGTGGTGTGCATCGCGGGCGCGGTCGGTCTGTTCCTGCTCGGTGATGCCTGGGCGTACATCGTCGCCGCCGTGCTGGCGGTCGCGGCCGCGACGTCGGTGTGGGTGGCACTGTGGGCCCCGCGCAAAGTGGGAACCATCGAACAGCTCTACCGCGACAGTCCGCTCGTCCCGGCCGTCGTCGCCGCCGAGCGTGCCCGCGGGCTGACGCTGCTCGCGCTGGTCGACATCGCCAAGCCCGAGACGTCCGGCCGGCACTTCGCCCTGGTCACCCGCAACGTGGAGGCGGTGCCGGGTCATCGGATCGCGATCGGTGAGCGGGTGCCGTGCGCCGCCGTCCTGTCCGACCGCACGACCCGCAACGACTCGGGTGTGTGGCAGATGGTCGGCCCCATGCCGATCGCCTGGGGCACCCGCGATCAGAAGGTCATCGCCGACGCGGTCGCGCAGATCCCCGAGGTGGAGTGGCGTGTGCTGAAGGACAAGCTGACGATGGTGGACCAGGTCGACGCCACCAACGAGCGTCGCCTCGAACTGGCGAGCAAGGAACTGCCGCCCGAACTGCGGTGA
- a CDS encoding CitMHS family transporter, with amino-acid sequence MLVVLGFLMVATFMYLIMSKRATPVVGLILIPVAFGLIAGASTDLGDMIVDGVESLAPTAALLFFAIIFFGIMIDVGLFDPLVRLILRLVRDDPARLVIGTAVLAMVVSLDGDGSTTFIITTSALLPLYLKLKVSPVVLTVVAGLANATMNIIPWGGPTVRAASALGLSPSDVFVPMIPSLVVGLVVVLGFAAHLGFVERRRVGKLTWKPDPMPLGAGPSGVGTTVGKDTDGTDGEVGQLAAGLDPDRPTLRPRLLPFNAILTVALLVVLVLDILPIPVLFMIAAGIALAVNFPRVVDQSAAIARHSSSIVSVVAMVFAAAVLTGVFQGTGMVESMALWLTGVVPDSLGPFLAVITGLLSIPMTFFMTNDAFYFGVLPVLAETAAQYGIEPVEMARASITGQPVHMQSPLVPAILLLVTLAGVPLADHHRKVLWRAGVVSVVMLVVGVVLGQIPFG; translated from the coding sequence ATGCTCGTCGTCCTCGGCTTCCTGATGGTCGCCACGTTCATGTACCTGATCATGTCGAAACGGGCCACCCCGGTCGTCGGCCTGATCCTCATCCCGGTCGCGTTCGGCCTGATCGCCGGAGCCAGCACCGACCTCGGCGACATGATCGTCGACGGTGTCGAAAGTCTCGCCCCCACAGCGGCACTGCTGTTCTTCGCGATCATCTTCTTCGGCATCATGATCGACGTCGGCCTGTTCGACCCGCTCGTGCGGCTCATCCTGCGCCTCGTGCGCGACGACCCGGCGCGACTGGTGATCGGAACCGCGGTGCTGGCGATGGTCGTCTCCCTCGACGGGGACGGGTCCACGACGTTCATCATCACCACCTCCGCGTTGCTGCCGCTCTACCTGAAACTGAAGGTCAGCCCCGTCGTCCTCACCGTCGTCGCGGGACTGGCGAACGCCACGATGAACATCATCCCGTGGGGCGGGCCGACGGTGCGCGCAGCCAGCGCGCTCGGGTTGTCCCCGTCCGACGTGTTCGTCCCGATGATCCCGTCGCTCGTCGTCGGACTCGTGGTCGTGCTGGGCTTCGCCGCCCACCTGGGATTCGTCGAACGTCGCCGCGTCGGGAAGCTGACGTGGAAGCCCGATCCGATGCCGCTCGGCGCCGGTCCGTCCGGCGTGGGTACGACGGTCGGCAAGGACACGGACGGGACCGACGGGGAGGTCGGGCAGCTGGCTGCCGGGCTCGACCCCGACCGTCCGACCCTGCGTCCGCGCCTGCTGCCCTTCAACGCGATCCTCACGGTCGCGTTGCTCGTCGTCCTCGTCCTCGACATCCTGCCGATCCCCGTGCTGTTCATGATCGCCGCGGGTATCGCGCTGGCCGTGAACTTCCCGCGCGTCGTCGACCAGTCCGCCGCGATCGCACGGCACTCCTCGAGCATCGTGTCGGTCGTCGCGATGGTGTTCGCCGCGGCCGTTCTGACCGGCGTGTTCCAGGGCACCGGGATGGTCGAGTCGATGGCGTTGTGGCTCACCGGCGTCGTCCCCGACTCGCTCGGCCCCTTCCTCGCCGTCATCACCGGTCTGCTCAGCATCCCGATGACCTTCTTCATGACCAACGACGCCTTCTACTTCGGGGTGCTGCCCGTGCTGGCGGAGACCGCAGCGCAGTACGGCATCGAACCGGTCGAGATGGCGCGTGCGTCGATCACCGGGCAGCCCGTCCACATGCAGAGCCCGCTGGTCCCGGCGATCCTGTTGCTGGTGACCCTCGCCGGGGTGCCGCTGGCCGACCACCACCGCAAGGTGTTGTGGCGCGCCGGAGTGGTCTCGGTCGTGATGCTCGTGGTCGGGGTGGTACTCGGGCAGATTCCGTTCGGGTGA
- a CDS encoding sensor histidine kinase — protein MKLRTQVLLLQSAVVAVALGIGFTVFATTTEDRVTDEHGQRALAIARSVSADPAVRDEVARYSAADDGVVSPDNPELASGAVQQAAEAVRAATGALFVVVTDDQGLRLAHPDPEQLGRRVSTDPTEALAGREVVTSESGTLGDSVRAKVPVTDPASGRVVGEVSVGIATDRVRAELRSDLADAALIALAALGCGAAGSLLLANRWKRLTLGLEPEQLTELVREQEVVLHGISDGVVGTDARGIVTVVNAEARRLLDLDDGIGRNVDTLGITPRLFDVLRAADGTPVAATTGDRVVVAVSRRVVRDGRDLGTVMSVRDRTDIETLTRELDAVKAMSTALRAQRHEFANRLHLLDGLLRQGHAEQALEYIEQILGSGPLGEQLEGIDAITDPYLHAFLVAKAAHAREQGVTLVLGENTWVHATVRAPVDVTTVLGNLLDNAIEAARTSGRTPAEVEVELMEDGADLHVSVADTGDGVDPELPDVFVEGATTRNDPTVPGGRGMGLALARRIARLHGGDVVLADRGGQRTPENPTGGAVFLATLPGMLDERDTGWAERI, from the coding sequence GTGAAACTTCGCACCCAGGTACTTCTGCTCCAGTCCGCGGTGGTGGCGGTGGCACTCGGCATCGGATTCACGGTGTTCGCCACCACCACCGAGGATCGAGTCACCGACGAACACGGTCAGCGGGCGCTCGCGATCGCACGGTCGGTGTCCGCGGACCCGGCCGTGCGGGACGAGGTCGCGCGCTATTCGGCCGCCGACGACGGGGTGGTCTCCCCGGACAACCCCGAACTCGCATCCGGTGCGGTGCAGCAGGCCGCCGAGGCAGTCCGCGCCGCCACCGGAGCGTTGTTCGTCGTGGTCACCGACGACCAGGGGCTCCGGCTCGCCCATCCCGATCCGGAGCAGCTCGGCCGGAGGGTGAGCACCGACCCCACCGAGGCACTCGCCGGACGTGAGGTCGTGACCAGCGAGTCGGGCACACTCGGTGATTCCGTGCGGGCCAAGGTTCCGGTGACCGACCCCGCCTCGGGCAGGGTGGTCGGGGAGGTGAGCGTCGGCATTGCCACCGACCGGGTGCGCGCCGAACTGCGCAGCGACCTCGCCGATGCCGCCCTGATCGCACTCGCGGCGCTCGGGTGCGGTGCTGCCGGGTCGTTGCTGCTCGCCAACCGCTGGAAGCGACTCACCCTGGGACTCGAACCCGAGCAGCTCACCGAGCTGGTCCGCGAACAGGAGGTCGTGCTGCACGGGATCTCCGACGGGGTGGTCGGCACCGATGCCCGCGGCATCGTCACCGTCGTCAACGCCGAGGCGCGTCGGCTGCTCGATCTCGACGACGGGATCGGTCGCAACGTCGACACGCTCGGGATCACTCCGCGGCTGTTCGACGTGCTGCGCGCCGCGGACGGCACCCCGGTGGCGGCGACCACCGGCGACCGGGTCGTCGTCGCCGTCTCGCGGCGCGTGGTGCGCGACGGCCGGGACCTCGGCACGGTGATGTCGGTGCGGGACCGGACCGACATCGAGACGCTCACGCGTGAACTCGACGCCGTCAAGGCGATGAGTACGGCGTTGCGGGCCCAGCGGCACGAGTTCGCGAACCGGCTCCACCTGCTCGACGGCCTGCTCCGTCAGGGGCATGCGGAGCAGGCGCTCGAGTACATCGAACAGATCCTCGGTTCGGGACCGCTCGGTGAGCAGCTCGAGGGCATCGACGCGATCACCGACCCGTATCTGCACGCCTTCCTCGTCGCGAAGGCCGCACATGCGCGCGAGCAGGGAGTCACGCTCGTGCTCGGCGAGAACACGTGGGTGCACGCCACCGTGCGGGCACCCGTCGATGTCACCACGGTGCTCGGCAACCTGCTCGACAACGCCATCGAGGCGGCACGCACGAGCGGGCGCACTCCGGCGGAGGTCGAGGTCGAACTGATGGAGGACGGTGCCGACCTGCACGTGAGTGTCGCGGACACCGGCGACGGCGTCGATCCCGAGCTGCCCGACGTCTTCGTCGAGGGCGCGACGACCCGGAACGATCCGACGGTGCCCGGCGGCCGCGGAATGGGGTTGGCACTGGCCCGGCGCATCGCACGACTGCACGGCGGCGACGTCGTGCTCGCTGACCGCGGCGGGCAGCGCACGCCGGAGAATCCGACCGGGGGTGCGGTCTTCCTGGCGACGCTACCCGGGATGCTCGACGAAAGGGATACGGGATGGGCGGAACGGATCTGA
- a CDS encoding response regulator, translating into MGGTDLKVLVVDDDFRVAELHASVVAGVAGFEVCAVAGSIAAARDAVRSGPVDLALVDVYLPDGSGIDLIRSLECDSFVLGAAGEGATVRAALAAGALVYLVKPFASTELARRLAAYAQYRRVVAGEELTQTEIDTALAALRPVLPAARPAPSRSMTEELVMQALRESPEPMSAGEVAVTIGVSRATAQRYLAALVAKKRLRMQLRYGTTGRPEQEYRPL; encoded by the coding sequence ATGGGCGGAACGGATCTGAAGGTCCTCGTCGTCGACGACGACTTCCGCGTCGCCGAACTCCACGCCTCCGTGGTCGCGGGTGTGGCGGGATTCGAGGTCTGCGCGGTCGCCGGGAGCATCGCGGCGGCCCGGGACGCCGTTCGGTCCGGTCCCGTCGATCTCGCCCTCGTGGACGTGTACCTGCCGGACGGTTCCGGGATCGATCTGATCCGGAGCCTCGAATGCGACAGCTTCGTGCTCGGTGCCGCCGGTGAGGGCGCGACGGTGCGCGCGGCGCTCGCCGCCGGTGCCCTGGTGTACCTGGTCAAGCCGTTCGCGAGCACCGAACTGGCCCGACGCCTGGCGGCGTACGCGCAGTACCGCAGGGTGGTCGCCGGGGAGGAACTCACCCAGACCGAGATCGACACGGCGCTGGCCGCATTGCGGCCGGTGTTGCCGGCCGCCCGGCCGGCACCCTCGCGTTCGATGACCGAGGAACTCGTGATGCAGGCACTCCGGGAATCACCGGAACCGATGTCGGCGGGGGAGGTGGCCGTGACGATCGGGGTGTCGCGCGCGACCGCCCAGCGCTATCTCGCGGCCCTCGTCGCGAAGAAACGCCTGCGGATGCAGTTGCGGTACGGCACCACCGGTCGTCCCGAACAGGAATACCGGCCCCTGTGA
- a CDS encoding DNA repair helicase XPB, which yields MADGPLIVQSDKTVLLEVDHERANEARQAIAPFAELERAPEHIHTYRVTPLALWNARAAGHDAEQVVDALVSHSRFAVPQALLVDIVDTMGRYGRLQLVKNPAHGLTLVSFDRAVLAEVLRNKKIAPMLGARIDDDTVIVHPSERGRVKQMLLKIGWPAEDLAGYVDGEAHSISLDFETNPWHLRDYQELAADSFWSGGSGVVVLPCGAGKTMVGAAAMAKAGATTLILVTNTVAGRQWKRELIARTSLTEDEIGEYSGEKKEIRPVTIATYQVITRKSKGEYRNLELFDSRDWGLMIYDEVHLLPAPVFRMTADLQSRRRLGLTATLVREDGREGDVFSLIGPKRFDAPWKDIEAQGWIAPADCVEVRVTLTDAERMAYAVAEPEERYKLCSTARTKIPVVESILEQHKDAPTLIIGAYIDQLDELGEALDAPVIKGSTKTKEREALFDRFRSGELKVLVVSKVANFSIDLPEASVAIQVSGTFGSRQEEAQRLGRLLRPKHDGGQAHFYSVVSRDTLDAEYAAHRQRFLAEQGYAYRITDADDLLGPQIG from the coding sequence GTGGCCGACGGACCGCTCATCGTCCAGTCCGACAAGACCGTGCTCCTCGAGGTCGATCACGAACGGGCGAACGAGGCGCGGCAGGCGATCGCACCCTTCGCCGAGCTCGAACGCGCCCCCGAGCACATCCACACCTACCGGGTGACGCCGCTGGCACTGTGGAACGCCCGTGCCGCCGGTCACGACGCCGAGCAGGTCGTCGACGCACTGGTCTCGCATTCCCGGTTCGCCGTCCCGCAGGCGCTGCTCGTCGACATCGTCGACACCATGGGCCGCTACGGGCGCCTCCAGCTGGTCAAGAACCCCGCACACGGCCTGACCCTGGTCAGCTTCGATCGGGCGGTGCTCGCCGAGGTCCTGCGGAACAAGAAGATCGCACCGATGCTCGGTGCCCGTATCGACGACGACACCGTGATCGTGCATCCGAGCGAGCGCGGACGCGTCAAGCAGATGCTGCTGAAGATCGGCTGGCCGGCCGAGGACCTCGCAGGGTATGTCGACGGCGAGGCCCATTCGATCTCGCTGGACTTCGAGACGAACCCCTGGCACCTGCGCGACTACCAGGAACTGGCGGCCGACTCGTTCTGGTCGGGCGGCTCGGGTGTCGTGGTGCTGCCGTGCGGTGCCGGCAAGACGATGGTCGGTGCCGCCGCGATGGCGAAGGCCGGCGCGACGACGCTCATCCTCGTGACGAACACGGTCGCCGGGCGCCAGTGGAAGCGCGAGTTGATTGCGCGCACCTCCCTCACCGAGGACGAGATCGGCGAGTACTCGGGTGAGAAGAAGGAGATCCGTCCGGTCACCATCGCCACCTACCAGGTGATCACCCGCAAGTCGAAGGGCGAATACCGCAATCTCGAGTTGTTCGACTCCCGCGACTGGGGATTGATGATCTACGACGAGGTGCACCTGCTGCCGGCGCCGGTCTTCCGGATGACCGCCGATCTGCAGTCCCGCCGCCGCCTCGGCCTCACCGCGACGCTCGTGCGTGAGGACGGGCGCGAAGGCGACGTCTTCTCGCTCATCGGCCCGAAGAGGTTCGACGCGCCGTGGAAGGACATCGAGGCCCAGGGCTGGATCGCGCCGGCCGACTGTGTGGAGGTCCGTGTGACCCTCACCGACGCCGAGCGCATGGCGTACGCGGTGGCCGAGCCCGAGGAGCGGTACAAGCTGTGCTCGACCGCGCGCACCAAGATTCCGGTGGTCGAGTCGATCCTCGAGCAGCACAAGGACGCCCCGACACTGATCATCGGCGCCTACATCGATCAGCTCGACGAGCTCGGTGAAGCGCTCGACGCCCCGGTGATCAAGGGTTCGACGAAGACGAAGGAACGCGAGGCGCTGTTCGACCGGTTCCGGTCGGGCGAGTTGAAGGTGCTCGTCGTGTCGAAGGTCGCGAACTTCTCCATCGACCTGCCGGAGGCCTCGGTCGCGATCCAGGTGTCGGGCACCTTCGGTTCGCGTCAGGAGGAGGCCCAGCGTCTCGGACGTCTGCTGCGTCCGAAGCACGACGGCGGGCAGGCCCACTTCTACTCCGTGGTCTCGCGCGACACGCTCGACGCCGAGTACGCCGCGCACCGCCAGCGGTTCCTCGCCGAGCAGGGTTACGCGTACCGGATCACCGACGCCGACGACCTGCTCGGACCGCAGATCGGCTGA
- a CDS encoding ABC transporter substrate-binding protein — protein MTVSSLVRSRRSRAPIVVAAALSVVLTGCSGGSAGGLSADAELPEEIPPGTSLSIAVEPTRIQLEATGRIDELPFTVSDWPDVSAGPDVIQAFRGDAVDLASNAAIPPIQARATGLDARIIAVREKDSPQYSLATASGTDIDSLDDLRGRKIALSPGQAQGVVVLRTLKSAGIGLDEVEFVELPSTQFLTALQAKQVDVAPLAEPTLTKYLNQYETEGARGVFTPEVDALSVLWAPVSVLEDPAKVAAIKEFIPLWAQGDVWAWENQDEWIRRYYVESEGVSYEDGKRIIETVGQKPAYPTDWDSAIEWTQETSELLDEAGWFDEFDVEQIFDRRFETVAAESVPQEYRKGSDS, from the coding sequence ATGACCGTGTCCTCACTCGTGCGCTCTCGAAGATCGCGCGCTCCGATCGTCGTCGCGGCCGCGCTGAGCGTCGTGCTCACCGGGTGCTCCGGCGGCTCGGCCGGGGGATTGTCCGCCGACGCCGAACTCCCCGAGGAGATTCCACCCGGGACGTCGTTGAGCATTGCGGTCGAGCCCACCCGTATCCAACTCGAGGCGACCGGCCGTATCGACGAGTTGCCGTTCACGGTGTCGGACTGGCCCGACGTCTCGGCCGGTCCCGACGTCATCCAGGCGTTCCGCGGCGACGCCGTCGACCTCGCGTCCAACGCGGCGATCCCTCCCATCCAGGCCCGTGCCACCGGGCTCGACGCCAGGATCATCGCCGTACGCGAGAAGGATTCGCCGCAGTATTCGCTCGCGACGGCGTCCGGTACCGACATCGATTCGTTGGACGACCTGCGCGGCAGGAAGATCGCGCTGTCACCGGGGCAGGCCCAGGGTGTCGTCGTGCTCCGGACGTTGAAGTCGGCCGGAATCGGCCTCGACGAGGTGGAATTCGTCGAACTACCGAGCACGCAGTTCCTCACGGCACTCCAGGCGAAACAGGTCGACGTCGCACCGCTGGCGGAACCGACTCTCACGAAGTATCTGAACCAGTACGAAACCGAGGGTGCGCGAGGGGTGTTCACGCCCGAGGTCGACGCGTTGAGCGTTCTGTGGGCTCCGGTGTCCGTGCTCGAGGATCCCGCGAAGGTCGCGGCGATCAAGGAGTTCATCCCGCTGTGGGCGCAGGGAGACGTCTGGGCGTGGGAGAACCAGGACGAGTGGATCCGCAGGTACTACGTCGAGAGCGAAGGGGTCTCGTACGAGGACGGTAAGCGGATCATCGAAACCGTCGGGCAGAAACCGGCCTACCCCACCGACTGGGACTCCGCGATCGAGTGGACGCAGGAAACCTCGGAACTGCTCGACGAGGCCGGGTGGTTCGACGAGTTCGACGTCGAGCAGATCTTCGATCGCAGATTCGAAACCGTTGCCGCGGAATCCGTTCCGCAGGAGTACCGGAAGGGGTCGGATTCGTGA
- a CDS encoding ABC transporter permease → MTGTLTQPVEVGARTPAPVDPPPTEGIRPLRRLGLRKAVPFSRMTGVVLLLAVWAIGSGAGWIDDRKLSAPWTVVTSAIELVAEGTLQQHILASLSRAVLGFVIGCVIGTALALASGLTRTGEALIDGPVQFKRAIPTLGLIPLLILWLGIGETFKITVIALGTVVTIYIQTHNALTAIEQRYVELAEVLGLTRAQFVWKVVLRGALPGFFLGLRLAVTGAWLTLIVVESINAVSGLGKMMFNAQNYGQPDVILVGLLVYGVFGLASDAGLRLLERRALAWRKTLGG, encoded by the coding sequence GTGACCGGCACACTGACACAACCGGTGGAGGTCGGCGCCCGTACGCCGGCTCCCGTCGATCCGCCACCGACGGAGGGGATCAGGCCGCTCCGTCGGCTCGGTCTCCGCAAGGCCGTCCCGTTCTCGCGCATGACCGGCGTGGTTCTGCTGCTCGCCGTGTGGGCGATCGGTTCGGGCGCCGGATGGATCGACGACCGCAAGCTCTCCGCTCCCTGGACGGTGGTGACCAGCGCGATCGAACTCGTCGCGGAGGGAACTCTGCAGCAACACATCCTGGCGTCGCTGAGCCGTGCCGTGCTGGGCTTCGTGATCGGATGCGTCATCGGTACGGCGCTCGCACTCGCGTCAGGACTGACACGTACGGGCGAAGCGTTGATCGACGGCCCCGTACAGTTCAAGCGTGCGATCCCCACTCTGGGTCTCATCCCGTTGCTGATCCTGTGGCTCGGCATCGGCGAGACCTTCAAGATAACGGTGATTGCGCTCGGCACGGTCGTGACCATCTACATCCAGACGCACAACGCCCTCACGGCCATCGAACAGCGCTACGTCGAACTCGCCGAGGTACTCGGCCTCACCCGTGCACAGTTCGTGTGGAAGGTGGTGCTGCGGGGAGCGCTGCCCGGATTCTTCCTCGGTCTGCGCCTCGCGGTGACCGGTGCGTGGCTCACCCTGATCGTGGTCGAGAGCATCAACGCCGTGAGCGGCCTGGGCAAGATGATGTTCAACGCCCAGAACTACGGTCAGCCGGACGTCATCCTCGTCGGATTGCTCGTCTACGGCGTCTTCGGTCTGGCATCCGACGCCGGCCTCCGGTTGCTCGAGCGTCGCGCGCTCGCCTGGCGGAAGACGCTGGGCGGATGA